The DNA segment CATTAATACGGTGAATAAGCTTATTCGATTAAACATTCCTGACTTGGCACCGAATAGGATGGATATAAAACCAAACAGAGCCTGCACTGCAAACATCCAGGTCAAGGCAATCCATGGGATCATGGCGTAATTAGAAATTTTCTCACCTAGGCTTTGCTTAGGCAGGTGCTCGATCAGTTCCTGGAAGTACTGCTCTGGATTCTCTCCAAAAACCTCCCGAGCGGTCTTCCCATCCCGTTGTGCTTCCAATAGATGCTGAGCCGTTTCCAGCAGCAGCTCCTCCGCTTTATTCTGAGCAATCCGGCTTGAGCGCAAATAGATGGCCAGATTGCCAAAATACTCCTCATTCTCTGGGTTCATTTGTGCTCTTAGCTGATTAGTCTCTTCTATGAACTCCTTCATCTTCATCCCCATGCTCTCCCTTCGCTAATACATAATCCACGCTTTGTCGCAGTCCATTCCAGGATCTCCGGAATCGCTGCAGGGCCTCGGCCCCTTGATCTGTTAAACTGTAATATTTGCGAGGCGGCCCCCCGGACACCCCGTCCCGGCGCAATTCCCCGTAAATCAGCTCCTCCTTCTGCATTCGCAAAAGCAGCGGATAAATGCTTCCTTCGCTGACAAACGTTAAGCCAGATTGCTCCAGCAGTGTTGATAACTCATAACCATAAATCTCCTTATCCTCCATCAAGGCCAGAATACAGCCCTCCAAAATGCCCTTCAACATCTGGCTATAGGTGGTCATCCTTCATTTCTCCATTCCTTATTGCTGGCCGCGCGACGAATAAATCGAGACATAGTTCACCGCCATCTTCCCTGTTATTATCGCCAAAAAAAACTATATTGCTTAGCAAGGTAGTTGGGTGAAATTCATCTTGTAAAACACTCATCGCAAATGCATAGCAACTACCTTGCATTGTAATATAGTATACTTTAGGGCAATTTTCGAAGTCAATATGTTCTGTGAAGGAATGGCTCGTCATACACTGACTATTGAGACAGGGAACAAGCCCATTCCCTTCATCTGTTCACGGAAAGAAGGTAGGTACCGATGTCCCCTTTCAAATCCTCTACGGGTCTATATGAGAATGTAGCCGCATTTTTATGTTATCTGTTCGCATTTGTTGGCGGCGTCATTTTTCTTGCAGTAGAGAAAAGAAGCCGTTTTGTTCTTTTTCACGCGCTGCAATCCGTAATGCTGTTTGCCGGATTAATGATCGCCCATGCTGCCGCCGGATTTCTTCCTTTGATCGGTATTGTAGTGGGTTTGCTCTTGAATGGGCTTGGCATTGCCCTATGGCTTCTTCTAATGCTCACCTCGCTGCAAGGCAAATGGCTTAAGCTCCCCTGGATCGGCGAGCTTGCCGAACGACAGCTTAACCGAATGTGAACCGGGATTAGACTGCCAGATCGGATTTAGCCCAACCTCCCAAAAAGCTGACTTCATACATACAACATTTGTTGCCGATCACATATCTAATATTAATCTTAATCCGATTCGACAATTAAGAAACGGTGACCAAGCCTGCTCCAGGCTTGGTCACCGTTCTATCTCAGCTCCCATAAAGCAAAAGTGTTCCTACCTACTCGGATGCCGCTTTTATTTTATGGCCCTTCAGTCCATTGAACAATAAATTCATCACGATAGCGGTAAAGCTACCTGCAACAATGCCATTGTCGACTAAAATACGGAGCCACTCCGGTACCCTCTGGAAAATATCTGGCACAACGGTAACGCCGAGCCCCATTCCCACGGAACAAGCGATAATCAACAGATTTTCATGACGATTAAGATCTACTTGCTCCCCCAGCATACGGATCCCCGAGGACAATACCAGACCAAAGAGCGCAATCATCGCACCGCCAAGGACGGAAGGCGGAACAAGCTGTGTCAATGCGGCGATTTTCGGCACGAAGCCGATCAAGACGAGCAGGCCGCCGGCAACCGCGATCACATCCCGGGTTTTCACCCGGCTCATTTGAATCAGCCCTACGTTTTGGGAATAAGTCGTATAAGGGAAGGAGTTGAACAGTCCACCGAGAACAATCGCTAATCCCTCGGCCCGGTAACCGCGAGCCAAATCCTTCGATGTAACGTCTTTATCCACAATTTTTCCAAGTGCCATAAATACGCCAGTGGATTCTGCGACGCTTACGATCGCGACCAGAATCATCGTCAGGATGGCCGACGCATGGAAAGTAGGCGGCCCAAAGTAGAACAGCTGAGGCGTATGGAACCAGCTCGCTTCCCGGAGCGGCTGCAAGTTTACGGCGCCAGCGAATCCGGCGACAAGTGTTCCAACAACTAGCCCAATCAATACGGATATGGAGCGTAGAAATCCTTTTGCAAAGCGATTCATCAAAATAATGAACAGCAAAACACCAAAGCCCAGCGACAAGTTCAAGAGGCTTCCAAAGTCTGGATTCGTCTCTGGTTCTCCACCGGCGAGATCGGTCAAAGCTACCGGGATCAGGGTCACCCCGATAATCGTTACCACAGAACCTGTTACGACTGGCGGAAACAAAGCGATCAATTTACCGAACAGCCCCGAGAAGAGGAATACGAACAGTCCCGAGGCGATAATCGCACCATAAATCGCCGATACACCCAT comes from the Paenibacillus lentus genome and includes:
- a CDS encoding DUF1129 family protein, with amino-acid sequence MKMKEFIEETNQLRAQMNPENEEYFGNLAIYLRSSRIAQNKAEELLLETAQHLLEAQRDGKTAREVFGENPEQYFQELIEHLPKQSLGEKISNYAMIPWIALTWMFAVQALFGFISILFGAKSGMFNRISLFTVLMLIFASIAVIELVLRFLKRESVKKEGKGYAFNLKIIAVYSAYMLAVILSAVFLHDKLPAFEVTPWVSLLLFAVGLAGQKFIFMRNH
- a CDS encoding PadR family transcriptional regulator; the protein is MTTYSQMLKGILEGCILALMEDKEIYGYELSTLLEQSGLTFVSEGSIYPLLLRMQKEELIYGELRRDGVSGGPPRKYYSLTDQGAEALQRFRRSWNGLRQSVDYVLAKGEHGDEDEGVHRRD
- a CDS encoding DUF4870 domain-containing protein; this encodes MSPFKSSTGLYENVAAFLCYLFAFVGGVIFLAVEKRSRFVLFHALQSVMLFAGLMIAHAAAGFLPLIGIVVGLLLNGLGIALWLLLMLTSLQGKWLKLPWIGELAERQLNRM
- a CDS encoding nucleobase:cation symporter-2 family protein, with the translated sequence MEREAIFQKNRHPIKTLSLGIQHVLAMYAGAIIVPLIVGNALQLTHEQLTYLIAIDLLACGVATLLQVWGNRFFGIGLPVMLGCAFQAVSPMIAIGLTDGMGVSAIYGAIIASGLFVFLFSGLFGKLIALFPPVVTGSVVTIIGVTLIPVALTDLAGGEPETNPDFGSLLNLSLGFGVLLFIILMNRFAKGFLRSISVLIGLVVGTLVAGFAGAVNLQPLREASWFHTPQLFYFGPPTFHASAILTMILVAIVSVAESTGVFMALGKIVDKDVTSKDLARGYRAEGLAIVLGGLFNSFPYTTYSQNVGLIQMSRVKTRDVIAVAGGLLVLIGFVPKIAALTQLVPPSVLGGAMIALFGLVLSSGIRMLGEQVDLNRHENLLIIACSVGMGLGVTVVPDIFQRVPEWLRILVDNGIVAGSFTAIVMNLLFNGLKGHKIKAASE